The Glutamicibacter mishrai DNA window GGGATCGGCGCCGGCGCCGTGGTTCGCCAAGCCTTCAAGGACGTTGTCTGCGGCGATTCGTGCGACATCGTCGGCGGTGTTGGCAATGAGTACGCGCATGATCTGTACTCTCCGTTCTGCAGTGGGTGGACTAAGGGGAATCGGTGGTTATGAAATGCCGAGTTGGTGGAACAGCACGTTGACCGCGGTGCCACGCAAGACCAGATGCTCGGGATCTTCGCTGATGCCCAGCGTGAAGTTTTCGGCGTGCGCCGTGTCGGTTCGTTGGCGCAAGGCGCCTAAGAGCCATTCGGCCATATCCTCGTGAACCACTTCCGGCGTTCCGGTGAATACGACATTGCGGATGTCGAGCACTGAAATCAGCGGGGCGATGGCCGAGGCCAGGGCCTGGGCGGCTTGCGCTCCGGCCTGCGCCGCGCTCTGCCCTTCGGCGATGGCTTGCCGGATGGCCGGCACCGAGGCGCGGGCTTCGAGGCAGCCGAAGTTCCCGCAGGCGCAGGGCGTGCGATCAGCGGCGTCGTGCCTGACGTGCCCCAATTCCCCGGCGGCGAATCCGGAGCCGCGCACCAGGGTGTTGTGGGTGATCACGCCGCAGCCGACACCGCGTCCCAAGCGCAAGAGCATCATGTGCTCGCTGCCTTGGCCGAAGGTGTGCTCGGCCAGGATGGCGCAGTCGGCGTCGTTCAAAACGTGGGTGGCAATCCGGGTGTCTTGCTGGACCCGGCCACGCAGGTCCAGATCCTTCCAGCCGAATTTTTCCGCGGTCTTCACCACGCCCTGGTCGGTGATGATGCCAGGGGTGCCGATGCCGATGCCCAGCACCGGTTCGGTGCATGCGCCCAGTGCTTGATGCAGCAGCTCCAGCAGTTGTTCGATGGCGCGCTCGCCGGTAGCCCCGGCGTCGTTGTCCGTGAGGGTGAAAGTCTTGAGCAGCTGGCCATCCAGGTCCATGATGGCCGCCTTGAAGGGGAGGATCCCCGAGAGGTCTACGCCGACGATGCGCAGGCCGGGCCGGTTGAGGTCTACCAGGGTTGCCGGTTTTCCCGGGCGCTTGCCTTCCTGCTGGCCGACTTCGATGACGTGGGAGCGCTGCAGCAGCTCAGCCACGAGTTCGGAGACGGTCACTCGCGTCAGTCCTGTGGCTCTTGATAGCGCCGCCCGGGATTGCGGCCCTTGTTCCAGCAGCGTTTGAAGCACCAGGGAGAGGTTCTGCTGTCTGCCGTGGGAGGGCAGGACGGCGCTGCCATGCGATAGCAGGTTCCATTCCCGGCGCAGAGTAGTCATGCGGTTAGTTAACTCTACTAACAAACCTAACTGCAAGCCCCCGGGCCAAAATTCATCAAACATTGCCCCTGGAAATTTCTGGCACACTAAGAGCATCATGAATCAGGCAGACACCTTCAGCTACCGCACCAAAGATCTGGTCATCGAATTGGCAGCGCCCGAAGACTACGAGCGCGTGGGGGAGTTGACCGCGCAGTCATACTTCGCGGCAGGCCATTTCGAAACCCCGGAAGACAGTTACCTGCAATTCGTGCGCAAAGTGCGTGAGCGGGCAGAGCAGGCAGAAATCTATGTGGTGCGCCGCGAGGCAAAAATCGTTGGATCGATGACGCTGATCCAAGTAGGCAGCGACTATGCGGACATCGCCCTGCCCGGTGAATTGGAGATCCGGATGCTCAGCGTTGATCCGGCCGCCCAGCGTGGCGGCGTCGGCCGGGCCATGGTGGGCGCAACCATTGAACGTGCCCGCAGCCTGCCGGGCATCAATGCGGTCAGCTTGACCACCGGCAGCACCTGGCATTCGGCCAGGGCCCTGTATGAATCCATGGATTTTGTCCATGTCCCGCAGCGCGACTGGGTGGTGCCAGGAACCGACATCAGCCTGGTGGTGTATGCGCGAAAGCTCTGAGACCCAGCGCCCGGCCAAGGAAACAAACCCGAACGCAGGAAATAATGCGGTGCCATCCCAGCGTTTTTTGCAAACTGTCCTCCCCGGATGAATAGAATGGCGCTATGAGTGCCCTTCGCCGTTCTGTTGTTGCCCTATCCGTTGCCGCCCTGGCCCTAGGCTCACTGAGCGCATGCAGCGCCGGCACACCAGACCCCGCTCCGGTGGCCGATGACCTGGCCGCGGCCATCAACTCCGGGGACTTCGGCAAAGTCCAATTCGCCAGCTCCGATGCGGCCGCCGCCGCGAAGGCCCAGAAGACCGCCTTCGGGCCAATGGGCGATATCAAGCACCAGAGCACCGTCAGCGCGGTTGCCGAAGACGAAGAGGAAACCGACGGCGTCAAAACCGCCACTGCCGACATCACCACCGTGTGGGATGTTGATGACTCCGACAAGGACCTGAGCTACACCACTAAGGCCGTCTGGGAATTCGACAAGGACGCCGAAGCGTGGAAATTGCGCTTTGACCCATCGGTGCTCGCCCCCGAACTGGAAGACGGCGGCTACCTCAAGGCCAGCTACCAAGCCGCCGACCGAGGCAGCATCACCGCGGCAGGCGGCAAGAAGATCGTCACCAATCGCCCGGTGATCCGGGTGGGCATCGACAAGACCCACACCGATAAAGCCAACTGGGAAAAATCAGCCACCAAGCTGGCCAAGCTGGTCGACATCGACGAAGAACAGTACGCCAAGACCGTGCTTGCCGCCGGCGACAAGGCCTGGGTCCAGGCCATCGTGCTGCGAGATGATTCCACCCGCGAGGTCACAGACGCCCAGATCCACGCCATAGAGGGTGCCACCTACCAGGAAGATGAAATCCCGCTGGCGCCCACCCGCTCATTCGCCCGCCCGCTGCTGGGATCAGTGGGGGAGGCCACCGAGGAAATCATCAAGAAGTCCGAGGGCAAGATCAAGAGCGGCGACCAGGTCGGCATGTCCGGCCTGCAGTCCGCCTACAACGACACGCTCTCGGGCACCGACGGCATCGTGGTCTCCCGCTACACCAAGGACAACGAAGCGCAAGGTGAACTGTTCACCGCTGAGCCGGTCGCCGGCAAGGACGTGGAAACGACCTTGGACATGGATCTGCAGCAAAGCGCCGACGAGCTGCTGGAAGATGCGGATTCGAACTCGGCCATCGTTGCCATCCGCCCTTCGGACGGCAGCGTGCTCGCAGCCGCGTCGGGCCCCGTGGACTCCGGGCTGAATACAGCCCTGCAGGGAGCCTACGCCCCGGGTTCATCCTTCAAGGTGATCAGCGCGCTGTCCATGCTGCGCGAAGGATCCACCCCGGACTCCAAGGTCCAGTGCCCGGCCACCACGGTAGTCGATGGAAAGACCTTCAAGAACTACGACGGCTACCCGGCGGCCAAGCTCGGCACCATCCCGCTCTCCGAGGCAATCGCCCAGTCCTGCAACACCGTTTTCGTGAACCAGGGAGCGGAAATCGGCGGCAAGAAGCTGGCCGAAGCCGCCGCAGCGCTCGGATTGACCGGGGAAGATGGCACCGGGATCGGCTCGGTGCTCGGCTCGGTCCCCGATGATTCGGAAGGAACCACGCAGGCGGCCAATATGATCGGCCAAGGCGTGGTGCAGGCCTCGCCTCTGGGCATGGCCACCGTGGCCGCCTCTGTCCAGGCCAAGTCGACCGTCCAGCCAAAGCTCGTGGTGTCCCCGGAACCCAAGGCGCCAGCCAAGCCGGCCTCTGAACTCACCGAAAAAGAAGCTGGGCAATTGGCCACCATGATGGGTGAAGTCATCGACCACGGAACGCTCAAGGACCTGAACTCGCTCTCCGGATCCAAGATCATCGGCAAGAGCGGCACCGCCGAATACGACAGCGAGCGCAACGCCCACGCTTGGGCCATCGTCGCCCAGGGCGACCTCGCCGTGGCTGCTTTTGTCGAAGATGGCGACGGCGGAGCTCAAAGCGCCGGACCACTGGTCAAGGCAATGCTTCAGGCCGCGGCCAAGTAGGACTTGTGCGGCAATGGCACAATTGACAGACTAAGCTCATGGGAATTGTCTACAACACCAGTATGTCGCCAAGCAAGAACGAGCTGGTCTCCGCTTGGCTGCCCAAGCAGGACTTCTATACCGGTAAAGGCACCCCAAAACTCCAGCACATTGGAGGCTTCCGCCTAGAGGACCCGCAGGGCGAAGTAGGTGTGGAATTGCGCATCTACGCTGACCACTCGGACACCTCGGACGTGGTCTACCACCTGCCTCTGACCTACCGGGATGCCCCCTTGCCGGGCGCCGAAAAATACCTGATCGGCACCAGCGAGCATGCCATCCTGGGCAAGCGCTACATCTACGACGCCGCCGGGGACCCGGTATTCATCGCCCAAGCCCGCCAACTGCTGGCCGGGAAGACCACAGCGCAGCACCATTCGGAGTCCTTCACCGACGAGCCGCGGATCAAGCTCAAAGGCCAAACCGCTGGCAAGGATGCGGTGATTATCCGCAAGCCCGTTTCGTCCGCCTCCGCCGGTGACGGGGTCATCGGCTACTGGGAAAACGCGCTGGGCCAGGAATTGACCGGATTGGTATTGCGAACAGCATAACTACTGCGCCACATAAAGGTCTGATGGCGGGCCTGCAAGGGATAGACTTGTCTATGAAACCCAACCGCCATTCAAAGGGAGATACATGTCTGCCATCAGCCGTGAGGACGTTGTGCATCTGGCACACCTTGCCCACATCGAGATGAGCGGCGCAGAGCTGGACAAAATGACCGGTGAGCTCGACGCTATCGTCGGTGCCATCGCGTCCGTCAGCGAAGTCGCCTCCTCCGACGTCCCAGCCACCAGCCACCCGATCCCGCTGACCAATGTGTTGCGCGAAGACACGGTGGGGCAGACGCTGAGCATCGACGAAGTCCTGCTCAACGCCCCGGATTCGGATTCGGACCGCTTCAAGGTCCCGGCAATTCTGGACGGTGAATAATTTCATGAACGAACTGATCAAGCTCTCCGGCACCGAACTGGCCGCCAAGCTGCGCGCCGGCGAAGTCACCTCCGTCGAAGCCGTCCAGGCCCACCTGGACCGCATCGCCGAGGTTGACGGCGCACTGAACGCCTTCCTGCACGTGAACGCGGAAGAAGCCCTGGCAGTAGCCGCAGAAGTCGACGCCATCCGTGCCGCAGGCGGCGCCGAAGCAGAAGCACTGCACCCGCTGGCCGGCGTGCCAATCGCGATCAAGGACCTGATCGTCACCAAGGGCCAGCCAACCACCGCGGCATCAAAGATGCTCGAAGGCTGGATGAGCCCGTACGACGCCACCGTGATCGAAAAGATCCGTGCTGCCAAGCTGCCAATGCTGGGCAAGACCAACCTCGATGAATTCGCCATGGGTTCCTCCACCGAGCACTCCGCCTA harbors:
- a CDS encoding GNAT family N-acetyltransferase, whose product is MNQADTFSYRTKDLVIELAAPEDYERVGELTAQSYFAAGHFETPEDSYLQFVRKVRERAEQAEIYVVRREAKIVGSMTLIQVGSDYADIALPGELEIRMLSVDPAAQRGGVGRAMVGATIERARSLPGINAVSLTTGSTWHSARALYESMDFVHVPQRDWVVPGTDISLVVYARKL
- a CDS encoding penicillin-binding transpeptidase domain-containing protein, whose protein sequence is MSALRRSVVALSVAALALGSLSACSAGTPDPAPVADDLAAAINSGDFGKVQFASSDAAAAAKAQKTAFGPMGDIKHQSTVSAVAEDEEETDGVKTATADITTVWDVDDSDKDLSYTTKAVWEFDKDAEAWKLRFDPSVLAPELEDGGYLKASYQAADRGSITAAGGKKIVTNRPVIRVGIDKTHTDKANWEKSATKLAKLVDIDEEQYAKTVLAAGDKAWVQAIVLRDDSTREVTDAQIHAIEGATYQEDEIPLAPTRSFARPLLGSVGEATEEIIKKSEGKIKSGDQVGMSGLQSAYNDTLSGTDGIVVSRYTKDNEAQGELFTAEPVAGKDVETTLDMDLQQSADELLEDADSNSAIVAIRPSDGSVLAAASGPVDSGLNTALQGAYAPGSSFKVISALSMLREGSTPDSKVQCPATTVVDGKTFKNYDGYPAAKLGTIPLSEAIAQSCNTVFVNQGAEIGGKKLAEAAAALGLTGEDGTGIGSVLGSVPDDSEGTTQAANMIGQGVVQASPLGMATVAASVQAKSTVQPKLVVSPEPKAPAKPASELTEKEAGQLATMMGEVIDHGTLKDLNSLSGSKIIGKSGTAEYDSERNAHAWAIVAQGDLAVAAFVEDGDGGAQSAGPLVKAMLQAAAK
- the gatC gene encoding Asp-tRNA(Asn)/Glu-tRNA(Gln) amidotransferase subunit GatC; amino-acid sequence: MSAISREDVVHLAHLAHIEMSGAELDKMTGELDAIVGAIASVSEVASSDVPATSHPIPLTNVLREDTVGQTLSIDEVLLNAPDSDSDRFKVPAILDGE
- a CDS encoding maltokinase N-terminal cap-like domain-containing protein, translating into MGIVYNTSMSPSKNELVSAWLPKQDFYTGKGTPKLQHIGGFRLEDPQGEVGVELRIYADHSDTSDVVYHLPLTYRDAPLPGAEKYLIGTSEHAILGKRYIYDAAGDPVFIAQARQLLAGKTTAQHHSESFTDEPRIKLKGQTAGKDAVIIRKPVSSASAGDGVIGYWENALGQELTGLVLRTA
- a CDS encoding ROK family transcriptional regulator, which encodes MTTLRREWNLLSHGSAVLPSHGRQQNLSLVLQTLLEQGPQSRAALSRATGLTRVTVSELVAELLQRSHVIEVGQQEGKRPGKPATLVDLNRPGLRIVGVDLSGILPFKAAIMDLDGQLLKTFTLTDNDAGATGERAIEQLLELLHQALGACTEPVLGIGIGTPGIITDQGVVKTAEKFGWKDLDLRGRVQQDTRIATHVLNDADCAILAEHTFGQGSEHMMLLRLGRGVGCGVITHNTLVRGSGFAAGELGHVRHDAADRTPCACGNFGCLEARASVPAIRQAIAEGQSAAQAGAQAAQALASAIAPLISVLDIRNVVFTGTPEVVHEDMAEWLLGALRQRTDTAHAENFTLGISEDPEHLVLRGTAVNVLFHQLGIS